The sequence TGGGTGAACCTCTTTGAGTGTCCGCGGGCCTCCATGTCTGAGTAGAAGGACGCCACGTCCTGCGTCATCTGCTCTGACGACGGGAGCTCGATCCTCCCCGACAGAACCCCGGCCACCCAGCTGCTCTGGAGCTGGAACACTGGGAAAAGGAATCCCTTGAATGGCAGTCCGACGAAGGAGATGCTAGGGGCCAGCCGCGGCGGGAACACGTGCTTGTACAGCGGGCCGACGCGGTTGTCGTCCACCGTGATAGCAGAGTCGTCGCCGAAGAACGAGAAGCTGTACTTGTACCTACGACGAGCACATCTCCATCGGTTAACATCGATCTCCACTACAAGCATAATTTGGTACTCCtttcattccacaatgtagtgcctatagatttttgtgaaagtcaaactttgccaaatttgaccaagtgtatagagaaaacTGTCTACATCTACAATATCAAACATATACATTCTGAAAATATAACTCGTGATGTATCCAATGATGtccatttggtattctagatgtacctacttttctctataaatatggtcaaagtttgtattgtttgacttttgcaaaaatctataggcactacattatgaaacggagggagtaactaattTTATACAATATGCAGGTACCAGTGTAGTGCACGATGGCGTCTGCCTTCACCCTGCTGCCGCCCTGGAACACCACGATGCCGTCCTCCTCGGCGCAGTCGATCTGCAGCACCCAACCATTTGAAAAAGTAGCTCGAGGTGATGAGGGGATTGGATTTGGGCGTGATGACATTTTCAAGCGCCAAGTTGGTATTAATATACCCAGGCCCGAGCCCAAGGGGGTGCAACATGTGCACCCCCACAGGGAAAATCCTATATGCTGCTCCTTGCGTCAAACTGCCGGCGCTTCGCACAGGCGAGCGACCGAgcagcgacgcaacgggccggcccGTTGAACGGTTCCAGCGCTCCCGGTTTTGGGAACATTTTAGAGGTTTCCAGCTggttttttccggttttgggaaccttctagaaggttcctgaaccggttttttttctttttctatttctgtttcgtTTTTTTTCaagtttatattttctttttcaaaaaatgttcgcattttttggaaaatgttcgcgcttttacaaaaatgttcagaatttgaaaacaattcgtgttttcaatttttttcataaattcaaaaactgtatgcatttctcaaaaattgttcaaaaaatgttcgcgcttccaaatttgtttggtATTTTCAAATTTGTTCTCTGTTCGAAAATTTGTTCTAAATATTCAAAAAATGTCCATGCTTTAATACATTGttcatgcttccaaatttgttctctgtttcaaaatttgttctcaagattcaaaaaatgttcatgctttaagaaattgtccaaatttgttcttcgtttcaaaatttgttctccaaattcaaaaaatgttcg comes from Triticum dicoccoides isolate Atlit2015 ecotype Zavitan unplaced genomic scaffold, WEW_v2.0 scaffold77446, whole genome shotgun sequence and encodes:
- the LOC119347859 gene encoding flavin-containing monooxygenase FMO GS-OX-like 4 gives rise to the protein IDCAEEDGIVVFQGGSRVKADAIVHYTGTCILYKYSFSFFGDDSAITVDDNRVGPLYKHVFPPRLAPSISFVGLPFKGFLFPVFQLQSSWVAGVLSGRIELPSSEQMTQDVASFYSDMEARGHSKRFTHDLGVGTFEYEDWLVERCGLERIEEWRKEIYVAARGRVRDQPDSYRDKWDDDAQLLEQAQ